Part of the Hemiscyllium ocellatum isolate sHemOce1 chromosome 9, sHemOce1.pat.X.cur, whole genome shotgun sequence genome, atattaGGGACTCCTGCACTATATATGACTGTATGGGGCAGTGCCTTTAACTGTTTACATCACACTTGTGGCATGGTGATAATATCATTAGACTTGAAATTTGGAGGCACAGATTAATAGACTGGGGGACACATTCAAATCTCATGTGGcagcaggtggaatttaaattcaaagtGAGGTATTGGAAAGAAGGTTCATAGCAAATTGTTccaaaataaagcaaaaacaaACTCATTTGGCTATTAGGATGGGGTAGGGTGGGGGGAAGCAAATCTCCCATTTTAATCAGGTCTGGCTCCCACCATCTCCCCAACTGACTGCACACCCACCGCAAATTGCTTCGGACTCCGGGTACGTCCTGTTGAAATGGGCCATTCTAATCAAAGGGGTGGTGATAACCCTGTGAAAGAATgacaaatgaaagaaagaaaatcttaaaaattaataaaaaacCATGGATGGTGAAaagctgaaacagaaattgctggagaaacccagcaaaatttgtggagagaaaacagttaacgttttgagttcagttctgaagaatggttcCTCAAAAACCCACAGAACTATTATTGCTtaaaatctggaacaaaaacaaCAGAtagatggagaaactcagtaggtctagcagtattggtagagagagaaacagagttaacattgtgggtccagtgacccttgtgcAGGGCAGGGAAGAAGGGCTGCTGGACTCTAAACACTGTAGAAACCGacagaactgaggatgctgtgaatcagaaacaaaagccgaaattgctggaaaagctcagcaggtctggctgcatctgcggagagaaataagagttaacgCTTCGGGTggagcgacccttcctcagaactccaaACATcattcccatttctctctccaggGATGCTACCAGTCGTGTTGggtgtttctccaacaatttctgcttttgtgagGGTGgttgtggtgggggagggggagggggaggggggaaagctGGGAGGCAAAAGAAAAGACTTTGTGGCGGTGGTGTTATTTTAAGGTGTCCACCCGAAATCCctttaaggtgggggggggtgaaaaGAACAGGTACGGCTTTAAGAGCggccctgggggtggggggcggggaaggTGAGGGCGTCGATTTAAATAAAGCAGCGGCGAGCTCGGGCTCCGATTGGCCGGCGCCGGTGGGCGGGGAGGCGGATCGGAACGCCCACGGCGGCCCTGATTGGCCCAGACCGTGTGGGCGGGGGGTTATAAATAGCGGGGCACTTTCAAACGGTTACAATTCCCCGGAGCGGAGGCGGTGgaggaggagcagcagcagcggGGGCCGCTGGAGGAGCGGAGTGTGCAGCCTGCCCTCGCTGTTTTCATCGCCTCGGGGTGGGACTGGATCCACGTTTGTTTGTTGGGTTGTTTATTTATTCGGGGCGGAGGGCGTCGCAtattcccccaccaccctcccaccccGCGCCGATCGGGAGCCATGGAGTTCAAGGTGGAGGCGCACCGCATCATGACCATCTCGCTGGGCAAGATCTACTCGTCCCGGGTGCAGAGGGGCGGCATCAAACTGCACAAGAACCTGCTggtgtccctggtgctgaggagcGCCCGGGAGGTCTACCTGAGCGAGCAGGAGGAGCTCtacctgcagcagcagcagcagctgcagcagcTACAGCCCCCGCCCGGGGAGCTGCAACTCCCGCAGAGCTGGGCGGCCCGGAGGAGACTCTGCGACGCCGCCGCCGCCCAGGGCCAGCCTCCCCCCGCCTGGGCCGGAGCCGAGGCCGCTTGGACTGAGCGGGAGCGGGCCGAGGGCAGGGTGCGCGGCCCGGGCTGGGCCGACCCGCCCCAGGGCGAGCCCACGGCGGAGGGTCACGCCGGCGGCCGGGAGTGCCCGTCCCGGACGGCGGGCGAGCCGGCGCCGAGCTGCCCGTGCGCCCGCAAGAGGAGGAGCGCCGAGCCCGGCGCGGCGGGGCCCGCCAGCCCGCTGAAACGGGCCAGGACTGAGCGGGAGCCGGCGGCGGTGCCGCGCCGGGCCGCCTGCATCGCActccagcagcagcaggaggagggggagcagcaGCAGGAGATGGAGACCTCTCCGAACGTCTCCAGTCTCATCACCGTCTTCGGCTCCAGCTTCTCCGGGCTCCTGACCAAGGACGGCACCGAGGGGGAGAATGGCCAGGGGGTCTGCTGCGATCAAGTACTGGGCGCTATGGGTTCCTGGAGCAGGGCGATTGTCGCCTTCTGAGCAACACTTCGacccccttcctcctcctcctgactCCTGAGAGACCAGGACTCCTGTGTTCAGTTGGTTCTCCCATTACCatcattttttgttttttttggagGGAATGGGTTGGGTTTGAAATGGGGAGTGGGTCCACCCCTCCCTGCCCCAGTAGGAGCCTCTCTACAACCACGTGGAGATCagcctccctcttccccccccctctcccacccAGGGTGAGCAAGTGTATAGGGCCAGGCGTGTGCTGGGCTCCTTTTTTCGTGGGGAGGGGGTTACACTTTCCATTCTGACTGTGCGGGGGGAGGTCTCGGTCTTATTTCCCCCcctcccttttttaaaaagttctttgACTTTCGGTTTAAAGCATCAATTTGTTTCTTTCCGCCCGATTCCTGCTTCGTTGGAAGGCAGCAAGGCTTGTGGATTGTTTGTATACAGTTCAATTTTTTTATACATGTCTCCAATGCCTTTTTTATACAAAACCGAATGCTGCTGAGGTCGATACTGAATCACTTCCCCCAACCCCGATCCCCGTTGTCTTCCTCGACAATGAGTTGGGCACGTTTCTGTACTTAAGAGTTGTCTTTGTTCTATAAAGACTGGAAAATGTGTTTGGATTGTTcactgctttttcttttgctgtaGTACCGTTTGTTGTTTATATGAATGGTGTAATTTACACGAATTAAAGGTTATTTAACTTAATCCTGGCACTTGACGTGTTTCTTGTTGTTCATTGCGGTGTGGTCCTGCATgggttaactctgtctctctgtatctcctgTAGAGGGCTTCTCCTTTTGACTATTGTTCGCTGTTTGTTGTGGGGGCGGTGGTAGGGGGAGAAGCGGGCGGCTGTTGGACTCGCTTTAAAGACACTACAGCTTTTGTCAGTTCTGAAGTAGGCTAAAGTTCACAGATGGTAACCGCACAGCCCAGCTTCCAACCGTGTAGTTTAGTAGGCGGGTTTTTCCACTTACAAGGAGTCTTGTCTCGGATTTTTCAAATCCATTAAAAGTTTTTTGATTTTTAACCCCAGCTCACTAGTGCTTCGTTTTGAGACATGTTTGCTTCCCCCAAACCATTTTTTGAATCTGGAATAATTGTACCATGATCCGTCAGATCTTTGTCCCTCACTGTCCAGATACTAACCTAAGTGGGCAAtgctttttcttttttaaaaaaaaacacacgttCTTAAACATTAAATTTCATCCCACTTTAGCCTAAAGTGGTGTTGAAGGGTGTGAATTCTGCCACGCCCCCAGAAGAGGCGATCTCTGATGTCAATCAGCTTGTGTCCTGAGTTGGTTTGTGTTGATGTACGTGAGCGTGGAGCTTAGACGGCTGTTTGATTTCAGAGTGCTGTTGCAACCTCTCTAACTTGTCTTCCAGCTGATCTGGCCCTCCCTATGCTggttggggaaggtgaggggTTGGGCATAGGAGTCTTTCAAGAGTTTCTCAGATTGTGGCCTATTTTTGGGGTTGTATTGAGTGGGTCCTGTAACGTGCAATAATTGTAATGTTACAAGATAAACATGTCAGTTGGATGTAGTAAACACTTTTTTTAATTGGTCTAACCATGGGCCAGTTGGTGACCTCTCCCACTGGCATGGCAACACTTCTGAATCTGCCTGGGTGACCACTTTGGAACTAACTTTCCAGCCTTGACCACCTGTAATTTCACACATGTGCTTAATTTCTTAATGGGATAATCTAGTGTCTCTTTGACATTGACATCCCTGACTCCAGTTACATCTCCAGCCCTTGCTGAAGTGGATAACTGGGATCTTGCTATGTTCATGTTAACAGCTGTATACCAAAACTCTAAGCAGTGACTATACTTTAAAAGCACTTCATTGTTCTAAGCAACAGGTTCTTTCCAATATAGTGCTTCAGAATATACTTGGATAGTTGTTGGTTGTTTTATACTTGTCCCAAGACTCCGATCTTGGCACTGACCTCTGTTTAAGTCAACTGTTTAACTGTCAAAGACAGAAATAGCCCCTTTAGTCCAGTTCATCCATGGCCAGATaacaactaatctagtcccattttcagATTTGGTCTGGATCCCTTTAAACCCTTGTATCTAGATGGGCGCATGAATCTTGTCATTATCAGACTCCTGCAtcacctctggcagttcattccatacatgccaccctttgtgtggaaaaagctgccccttgggtccctatttagatccccccccccccaacccaactgTAGTGGGCACAGTGCCAGTCTTGAGCTCTGTTTTTCTGTAACTGGCTTTGATTGGATTATTCCCAGGAAAGGGAGTGTTATTTGGATTCTCTCCTTCCCCTGAGTCTACAGGCACTGAGACTAATACCCCAATTAGTGTTTGCAGTTTTAACCCTGGGTGAGGGAGGGACAGCTATGGCTTTTTAACACAGCTACTCTCCAGAGTGTCATCAATTGTTCTGATCCCTGGGAAGTGTAGTTCTAATGTTCAGCTGCTGGCATTCATTATTTAGTTTCTGGTTTATTTATTTTCTGGTTTTGTGCAGTGTTTAAGACTGCCTAAAGAGAAGCCTTAAGAATGAGGAATACTGTTCTCTCGTAGCTTTATTATTCAACAAGGAATATTGTGCAAAGGTATAGgtattgaggggctgaatggtggcTGCTGTCTAGATCccgggtttagatcagagtggtgccggaaaagcacagcaggtcaggcagcatccgaggagcaggaaaatcgacgtttcaggcaaaagggcttttgcccaaaacgtcaggtttttttcctgctcctcagatactgtctgacctgctgtgcttttccagcaccactctgatctaaactctagtttccagcatctacagtcctcactttttatcACCATCTAGATCCTGTTTTAGGTTAATCAGCTGTATACCTGTGTGAGAGCActtgtttaaaaacaaataaggtgggactagactgggtttggatatttggttggcgtggacagaagggtctgtttccatgctctaacTCTAAGTTGATCATCCCACACTCCTAGGGAAGTAAATCAATCACGTTTTTTAAAAACCTCAAGTTTGTGTTGTATTACAGGTTTCTGCCTCTCCTTAGGCTGGTTATCCCCTTTTTTGTCtcccctgctgtgtttttccccccccccccgctcccctTCATGGTGTTGACAGGTGCCTGGTCAGAATTTGAAATGGGGTGATAGCATGTGAGAAATTTAGCTATTGCTCCAGCCAGGTGCTCAAGTTAATGTGTGGCCAATTTAAATTCCTCAAGGTGGGAGGTTTCTGGGAACGACAAACCAGAAACTGAGTTGGAAGCCAAATCTCTTTCCCTCATCCTTTCATTACTCGGACATTTTCCACATCCCAGAGAACTAAGTCTTTGGGTTCTCCACTTCCTGAGGGAGAAGACAGTGGACTGAACTATTTCCTTCCACTGCCAGTCTCCTCTGCCTGGTTAAACTCCTCACTTTTTATACAATTTCTCTAACTCCTCTGATTTTCTTTACATCAGTGGTGGCCATGGGTGCCCATGTGGGCCCTATTCTGCCTGTTTTTGTGGGGTGCAGTCCCTTTCCATAACATTCTCCAGTACACTGACCTCATTAGTGCTGCTTTCTTCCCTTACCCAGAATTGGGAAGATTTATCAGTTtcatttccaatttccaccccactcTTGCCCTCACCTGCTCCATCTGACTCGGCCCTTCCTCAACATCTGTCTCCAtgtctggggataggctggccaccaatatccattaAAACCCGTTCATTCCCACAGCTCCCTGGGCAATGCATCTttgcaccctgcttcctgtaaagattcTATCCCATTCTTCCTGTTTCTGTCCGTGACATCTGTTCTGGCCTCAAATGTCTACTTTTTCCCTTCTGATGGATTCCCCCACCACTGACTGACAGGGTTCCCAGCTGTATCCAACCCATTCCGTTCACTTGTGTCCTCCCTTTTCACCTCCTTCCTATAATAATGGTTGTGTCCCCCTACTCTGCAGCTGAAGATTCATAAGCTGCCTTTTTTGCCACCCCCTTGTCAGCTCTCTGAACTGTTCCCTTTGGATGCCCTGGTCTTCCACTTCATTTCCATCGCTCCTCCCCTGTCCCCCACCTGTAAAaaggcaccttcccttgcaaccacaAAGAGCAACTCCTGCCTGTTTACTCCTCCTTCCTCATACCTGAGGACCCAGGCACCACTTCCAAGTGATgtgtgatttacctgcacttcactggatctagtctactgtattcaatGCTCACAATGTGTTcttttctacattggggaggtgAAATGCAGACTGTGACCACTTTACAGATAATGTAGATATTCTACAAACATGACACTTGCCAATATCCTGGCACTTCAATATGCTACCCTGTACCCAGTCAGAGGTGTCAGCCTGAGTTCTGTGCTCATACCACCCCTAATCTATCTGAGATGAGTGCTATTCACTGAGATTTGGCTGATCATCAGCAAAGACTCTTACTTAATGCTAACCAACTGGGCTGCTGCTTGCTATCTGACTCAGTGAGATCTTCCTACTTGATGGTTACCAATGGTTTTACAAGCTGTGAAGTGGCGGTTTCATCCAAAAGTGAGGGATGGTGTTGTCTGTTTTACTTTCAATACCTTATGAGTCACCTTGAGCCATTTAGTATTTAAAATCTTGATTTCTCACCAGTGTCTTTTGTGCTTAGTCTGGAATGTTTCTCTTTTTTCCTCAATGCCAAAGCAAATAGATCCTGTCATAAAGAGAACAGTCAACACCCTCTGGGCTTAATGTTTAAccagaggatgtcacctggagTGAGGCTGAAGGTGCTGGGCTTTCCTAATGACCTCAGCTAGTATGGGGATTGAGACTGTGCTGTTGgcattttcacacagcaaacCAGCTGTCTGGTTAAGAGCTAACTAACCTCCACTTAGTAACCTCTGCTGTATCCTAAATTGTGGTTTGGTCTTTGGTAAGTGTATGCTTATGAACAGCTAGACTATTCAGGCAGCATATCTATACTTGGGCCTCCATATGACCATAAGGTATAGGAACAGTGTTGGACTATTCAGCCAATTGAATCTACTTTGCCATTCAAGCATTGCTGATATGTTTCCctccttcaggaatctgaagcaacacattttcagctctgatctccaacatctgcagacctcactttctcctctgtttcccaaccccactttctccccgtaacccttgatctccttaatAGTCAAGAACCTGTTTATCTCTGTCTTTCCACTCAGTGGCATAGctttcacagccctctgtgacaatgagttccacagattcaacacCCTCTGGCTGCAGAAAGTCTGCTTCATCTCAGTTCTTGAGGGTTGAACCTTCaacctgaggctgtgccctcttgccTTATTctgtcctactagtggaaacagtttctctatATCCACTCTAgtcaggtctctcagtattctggaagtttgaatcagatttccccccccccccccccccacccctcatccTGCTAAACTCCctggagtacagacccagagtcctcagccaTTTGTGTGacaagcccttcaacccatcaTTTAAATCTCCTCTGATCCCATCTAATATAGCCATGTCTTTCCTTCTGTATTGGACCTAAAACTGCTCATTCAAAATACCGTCTGGCCAGAGCCTTATGCAGTCTCAGCAGTGTGTCCTTTCTCTTGTgatctagccctcttgaaatgaatgtcacCATTGCATCTGCCTTCCTGACCATAAACTGAACCTGAATGTTAACCCTTTATTAATGAAAAGTCACTGTTTGCAGCAGCTACCCAACCAGCTGGCTTTTTTGAGATACAAATTGGCAGTTAACTGGAAATGACAGATGAGAGCTGCTGGATATCTGATTGAGATTTCTCGAGCTTGTTCCCAAACTGTTCAGTTACTGGAGAACTAATTGCAGTAATTGGCAAGCCTTTGTTAtcgataactggtcactagtccatagaTCAATCAACCTCTTACACCAAAGAGCCATCTCAATAAGCCCTTGGTCAGTTCAACTCTAAAACACTGCTGTCATACAGGGTTGTACAGCGTTGGGTATCACATTTTCAAAACTACATAGCAAGCCTTGCTTTTTGAGATGGTGTACTTTTTAAAAAGGAACCTCCCACAAAACCAAGACCTGGATTTTCCGAGTATGCCAATGTACTTCTCCCCTATGAGGAGAAAAGCACTTCAGGACAGTTGTAATCGGATAAAAGCACCTGCTAGGAGGTCACACAAAAGGGAGAGAAGCCTGAAGGGGCAGGTATGTTTTATCTTCCATTTAATCTTTCATAACCAAGTGTTTAACACCAGTGGCACTTTGAGGGACATTTAGATCCAGTTTGAAAGGGGGAGGACCCACTTGCTGTATGGTGAGCCCCATAACATGGGGAAGGGTAGGCATGAGGTCTTGTTAACAGTTCAAGCAGCAGACTGAGAGTTATCTCCCCTCCCTCACAGCGCTGTGGCGTGTGCATATACCCTGCTTggatcaagaaggcagatcatcaccaccaccaccaccttctccagggctgTCAGGAATCGTCAATAAACGCCGTCCAGCTAGCGATCCACATGTCCTCTGACAAAAACCCGAGTGAGTTTAGGATAGGAATATGTCTGGTGGGATAGGCCACACTGAACTGGCCTATGCTTAGGATCACAGTAAGTTGGATAAACAAGTGGTGAGAAACAATCAATTGGTGGGTATATCTCACAGCTAAGGTTAGTAGAGGTGATTGTTTCAACAGAAACAAAAGGTGAGTGAACCATAATTCTGCACCATCTTATCCCCAGACTGGCTGGTCTGCAAAGCAGAGTGATGCCACTAGCATAGGTTCAATCCCTGCAATGCCTGAAGTTATCAtaaagtcgtagagatgtacagcatggtacaactcgttcatgctgaccagatatcttcaattaatctattctcatttgccagcatttgcccaaatccttctaagctttccaattcatatacctatccagatgccttttaaatgttgtaattcttcctcttcttctggcagctcattccattcatgcactaccccctctgggtgaaaaagttgcccattgggtcccttttaaatctttcctctccctccctaaacctatgcccacccCAGTCAACAGACCTCATTTATTTACGCTCTCCTcatcccttcccctctcacctgaggcGTGATGACCCTCACCACTGGtcatctctaatgagagagagcaGCCTGATAGTCCTGTGGAGCTTTGGAGGCTTTACTTGACTGTAAGAGACAAATCCATGTCCACACCAggagcaaagtactgcagatgctggaatctgtactgaaaacaaagaaTACTGGTAATCAtagcagctctgatgaagagtcatgtaGACTCgcaacgttagcttgctctccctccatggatgttgtctgacttgctgtgatttccggtacttttgtttgttttcatttcagacccACGTCAGCTGCTGCTATAGAATTCTCCCTTCCTTCCAGCATGAAGCTGTTGGCGGTACCCAGGTATTGCGATTAAAAAATATCAGAAATGGCTGGAGCaacccagcaggtctggaagcatctgtggagagaaggtggagttaacatttctgggTGCAGACCTTCAGACCTCTGTTTTGGAGGTTGGTTTGAGCTCTTCAGCGTGTGCAATTCCTTGTTTCATTTCAGCGATTGCTACCTCTGATGATTGTTCAAGGTGCAATTGAGGATAGGCAGCATGGCGCCTCTGTTGGCATGGACTGATGCTCGCTGGAGTTTCTAGTGATATCTAGAGGGTTTCTATTTCATTGCCCTGCTGGATGCAGAGTGTATTGGTCATGGGGCGAGCATGCAGGTTCATGCGGCATGAGAGAACCAGCTACACGACACTCAGATGCACGCTGAAGAAAATGAGGTTTGTCGTTGTTGATTGCTCCTAAAGCTGTTTTTACCTTGCTACTTCAAATAAAAAGACACTGACTGGTGTTTATATTCCATTTGGCTTGTCATCGGATGTAGCAATAGCTGAAATGAAATAAGGAACTGCGCATGCTGAAGCTCTCAAACAAAGCTCCGAGTAGCTGACTCTAGATCCGAGTGACTCGCTCCATCAGCTGCCATTCTACACAGAAGGTGGCACCAGATAAAATGTAAGTGTTTGTTCCTCAGACCAAAGCGTTGCACTCTTGGTAACTCAGCTGGTTTGCAGTTAGGAGATAAGGAGGAGAgaaaatttttttacacagagagtggtttgtgttggcaagtggtagatgtgggcacagttacaacatttaaaacgcgtTTAGATATGTacacgaataagaaatgtttggagggatgtgggccaaacgcaggcaggtgggactagtttagtttgggataatggtcgGCACggtcgggttggactgaaggatctgtttccgtgctgagtGACTCTGTCGCAAAAGTTCCTGATGAGAATGGCCAGAGTTTTATCCCTCATTAGGTGAGggatacaaagtggccaagacaATGGAGCGAAATCCTCTTCTCTTAGAATGATGGAGTGGGATCTTGTATATTCACACTAGGACACAGGGAAGCATTAATGCTTCATCTGAGACCTGGCAGTGTTTCACTCCCTTGAGCGTTGCACTGGAAGATTTTGGCTTGAATTATCTCCGGCCACGTTATCCTTGAATTATCTCCACTTGCCACGTTATTCTGCTGTAAAATATAACTGGGTGAGTTGTCACAAGCACATTACACTTTTTGTCCTCTGTCTCATGATCTCCAGGGCCATGATATCTGCGATAATTGCTCTTCCTATTCCATGTCTGAAACCGACCTTGAAGTCATCATAGAATCCTTCAGTTGGAAgcgagcccattcagcccatcgggtcatggctaatccacctagtttgCATTTctctgaatgctatgggcaattaaccttggacaatccacctaacctgcacaactttgggctgtggaaggaagccagagcacccggagggagcccaacaaacatggggagaatgtgcaaactatacatggacagtcacccaagggtggaatcgaacctgggatccagtgctgtgagacagcagtgctaaccactgaggcaccatgggAGGGCAGCAAGTGATGAGCCAGCAGATCGATGGGTGAGCTAACGGCAAGCATTTAAATAACAATTTTAGCACAACAAGATGTCCCATGGTGCTTCAAATACTGGGAAAAGAAGACCAGGGGTGGGTGATGGGCCAGAGATGGAGGAAGTGGATACTTGTGCCACGAGGCAGAGTACACTAGGTACAGCAAAGGTGATGGCCCCCAACAGCATCCCAGCTGTGGTGCTGAAGGCCATGTGCTTACAAATTACTGTCCCATCGCTTCTGTGACCTGGGCATCTCCCATACAGTGTAAAAACGCCTGAGCATGCCCTGCCCGCAATAAAGCAGCCCAGTCGCATCTGCCCCATCAGGCTTACAGGCCCCATCTGCCCCATCAGGCTTACAGGCCCCATCTGCCCCATCAGGCTTACTCTCGGTAAGTAAAGGTGTTGACAGCAGCATTCTCAAGTGACATTTAACAAATGCGACTGCATTTAACATTGAGCGGCCCCTGACCAAGCTAACCATGGACAACTGGGGATGATAATCTCTCTGCTGGTTAGATTCGTACTGGCACATAGGaatatggttgtggttgttggatatCCAgctatctctgcaggagttcctcaaggttcatacttttaatcaacctgttcagagttgttaTTATATCTTTCTGGGGCAGGTGAGACTTTAACTGGGGCACCCTGGTTCACCACTTCTAGAGACACTATCACTGCGCCACACGAGCCCTcgagttcctcagggtactgtACTAGGCCCAAccttgcttcatcaatgactcccCTTCTTGGGTGACAAATCCATCCCCTTTCCGGAGTCATGTCTCCGAACAGGACTTACTGTCCACAACACTGTTGTGGAAGATGTTTCACTCTGTCTTTTATTAATCCAAAGGCTTCAATCAGCCTCGGGTTTCCAGAGGCCTTGCCACCATGGTCAAGATCATGGGTCCTAAGGAATGAGCAGCCTCCCCTTCCCCTTATATGACCTCTGAGTCTGCAGTGAATGACACTTGTTCCAACTGCCGAATGCCAATAGAGTTTGGAATGATTTTGGTCTTGAATGAGGACCGAATGAAGTGGGAGGCTAATGAGAACTGCACAGGATACTGAAGTCTGGAATTTACAGCTGATAAGTGTAACAACAAGCGAATTGAAAAGATGGAAGACTGGTCATTTCCTTAAAGTGTTCTTTGGAACAAGAAacattgggactgttctccttggagagaaaaagGCGAACAGAAGATTTGAGAGACACTTTGGAAATCACGAGTCTTCAGGTCGGAGCGGATCGGGACAAACTGTTCCCACTTGGAAACCAGTGAgtacagttttaaaatgtttcacaAAAGAAGTAAATGCGAGGTGagaaattactttttttttaaacacggTGAGTATTTTGAGTGTGCTGCAAGTGTGGAGGAGGTAGATGGGCATTCAAGAGGTTAGTTAAGTGGAAataaaatgcaggattacagagaaGAGATGGGAACATGGCACTACGTCAAAAATGCTTCGACAGTTggcacagacatagtgggctgaatggtctcaatCCACTACACAACAGGGCAACCTATCATTATTCTTATGGATGGAAACAATCATAAGATTGTAACTTTTTTGGGTAGCCGGAAAATAATGTTTGACCCTTGTCCTGGGGCCAGCATCAACAGGAAGGAAGTGAAGATACAGGAACCATGTG contains:
- the ier5 gene encoding immediate early response gene 5 protein, encoding MEFKVEAHRIMTISLGKIYSSRVQRGGIKLHKNLLVSLVLRSAREVYLSEQEELYLQQQQQLQQLQPPPGELQLPQSWAARRRLCDAAAAQGQPPPAWAGAEAAWTERERAEGRVRGPGWADPPQGEPTAEGHAGGRECPSRTAGEPAPSCPCARKRRSAEPGAAGPASPLKRARTEREPAAVPRRAACIALQQQQEEGEQQQEMETSPNVSSLITVFGSSFSGLLTKDGTEGENGQGVCCDQVLGAMGSWSRAIVAF